From the Desulfobacterales bacterium genome, the window GTAAAACTATAATGCCCGGTAATACTTTTTGAGAAAATGAATCAAAATCTTTCAAGTATTTTTCCTCACCTGTGGATAAATAATGTTCTTGAAAAGATTGCAGCCGTAATACTGCGACAGTTGCTTCGGTAGTTAAATTCATTGTATCTTTTTCAATCGGAGATAAATTACTACCTTCCATCTGAAGTTCTGCCTGTTTTACTTCAAGTTTACTTTTTATATAGGACATTTCATCTTCAAATTTTTTTAATGGTTCTTGTATTTCGCGGTTAGATTTCAGATAATTTTCATGAATGCTTACAATATTATTAAACTGCTGCTGATATTTTGTAAATTCTGATTCGATTTCTTTAAATAAAGCAAAGTAGTCTTTAGCTGCATTTTGTTTTTTAATTCGTAAGATTTCATCCTCTAAAGATTTCGATGAATTATTTAATGTATTTGCATTATCTTGAGAAAAATTTTGAAGATAGAGTTTTTCTAAAACACGGATGTCTAAAACTCTCTTAGTTATTGAGTATATATCATCTTTGAAAATAATTGTTTCTTGAATTTTCTGATAATATAAAGCAGGAATACCTATAATTAAACAAATAAAAAAAATAGATACTCCTGCAAAACATAATAATTTTTGTTTTATGCTTAATGTAAATCGATTCATAAATTTATTTTATTTCAAGTTTATTAATATCTTCGTCTTTATATTTATATATTCCACAGCCAATTACTACATCTGTTCCGTCAGGCATTTTACAGCCTTTAATATAAGATATTTTTCTTTGAAACCCACTGCTTCCAGGAACAGGCCATTCATATTCAACCCAGCCTGCGCCGCTTTCCTTAACTACATTATTCATGATTGAAAAAAAACGTTTTCCATTTTTATCTTTAAGATCAATAAAAACATTTCCCTCCATTTTATACTTAATTGGATGCATCAACATCTTTCCTCCATTTAGTGTATGAATCCATATATAAGTTCCTTCAAAAAGAAAAGAACTGTTGTTTCCTTTAAATTTTGGGAAAGCCTCAGCTCCTTCTTTTGAAATAATATTGCAGGCTTCATTGACTTTTTCAATGATTACGTTTGGAGAAGTAGGTTCTTCCTTTGCTGTAGTTTTACAATAGGTTTCGCTTTCTGCAGCTAACTTTTCCAGTTCTCCCGTATCTGCGTAACTTAATTGAATTGACAGATTAGAAATTAATAAACAGATTAAGATACTTCCTGTTAATATAACATGCGCTATAGATTTCATTATTTTCCTCCTAATTTGACTGATAGTTAATATATTGCAACAATTAAAATAAATACTATTTTATTAAAATGAATATCACCCCCTTAATCTATGTTAATATTGGCATCCTTCATATTATTGTATTAAAAGTAGTTCTCCCATATATTGTATTTTATCCTTATTATTTTCGATTATCTTCTTATTTAATTTAAATCCTTTCGTTTAAGTTTTATTATTTTTCTAAAACTCTCCATATTGTATGAAATAAAATATCCTGTTTTATTGGTTTTGAAACATATCCATTCATCCCAATATTTATGCATTTTTCCTCATCACCTTTCATAGCATTAGCCGTCATAGCTACAATAGGAAGGGATGAAAACTTCGGATTGTCACGAATTTTTTTTGTGGCCGCATATCCGTCCATTACAGGCATTTGTATATCCATAAGAACAACATCAAAATTTTGCTTTTGAACAGCGAACACAGCTTCTTCTCCGTTATTTACAATAGTTATAGGTATCTTTGCTTTATCAAATATTGCTTGAGCAATGTCTTGATTAGTAAGGTTATCTTCTGCAACAAGAACCTTTATTCCTTGTAAACGGTTCTTATATATTGACTCCTTTGTTACAACTGTTTTTTCTTCGCGTTCTATTACAGTTTTTTTAGCAAACAGATCAATTATTGCGTTAAATAATGATGATGGATTAATAGGTTTTGATAAAACTCCGTCTATGTGCATTTCATTAGTTTTAAATTTATCAAGTTCGCTGCTAAAAGCGCTCATCAAAATAATAGGTATGTCTAATTTTAAATCTTTTCTAATTATTTTAATAATTTCAATCCCATCAATTTCCGGCATTCGCCAATCAATTAAGATTAAGTTAAAACTGTTATGCTGTTGTAATTTTGTTAAAGCCTCTTTTCCTGAAGGAAGCCAATCAGATTTAAGTTGAAAGGATTTAAGTATTTTTTGAATAATTAAGCCTGTTTGTAAACAATCATCAATTATAAGAACTTGTAATTTTTTTATTTCATCTGATAAAGAAAATATTTGCTCTTTTTCTTTTGATTGTCTTTCGAGCTTTACTGTGAAATAAAACTTTGAGCCCTTGTTTATTTTACTTTTCACCCATATTTCACCTCCCATTAATTGGACAAGCTGTTTTGATATTGATAATCCAAGCCCTGTTCCTCCATATTTTCTTGTTGTTGAAGAGTCAGCTTGAATAAATGGCTGGAATAATTTTGATCGTTGCTTAGGAGTCATTCCAATGCCTGTATCTTTTACACAAAATTTAAGAGTTGCCATTTTTGATGAAATTTCAACAGGTTTTACAGAAAGAATTACAGTTCCTTCTTTATCCGTAAATTTTATAGCATTCCCGATTAGATTTGTTAAAATTTGCTGTAATCTTAAGGGGTCCCCATATAAAGCTGTTGGAACTTCAGCCTCAATATCAATAACCAATTCTATATTTTTATCCATTGTTTTAGTTCCGAACATATTTGCCAATGCATCTAATATATCGTATAGGATAAACGGACGTTTTTCTAAATCAAGCTTACCAGCATCAATTTTTGAAAAATCTAAAATATCATTAATAATTCCCAGCAGTGAATATGCTGATGAATGTATTATGGTTAAATAATGATCTAACTTAGGAGGCAAATCTTCTGATAAGGCTAAATCAGCAGCAGCTATAACTCCGTTCATTGGGGTTCTAATCTCATGACTCATATTTGCAAGAAACGCACTCCTTGCCTTATTAGCTTCATCAAGTTTTTTATTTGCTTCTTTTAATTGTATAGTGCGCTCATTAACTTTTGTTTCAAGATTATAGGTTAAATCCTTAATTGAAACCCTCATTTTTTCAACATCAGATATAAGTGAGCCTATTTCATCTTTACTTTTAACCTTTATAGACTTATCAAGATTTCCTGAAGCTATAATTCTTACTTCTTCAGCTAAACCTGTTATCGGTTTTGTCATTCTTATCCCTATAAAAAATGCTCCTATTATACCAAACCCTAAAATAATTATTGTAAGGATAGTAGAGTAAAACCATAGGTTTTTAATAGATTTTTCTAAATGCGTAGTTTCAAGTCCGATATATATAAAGCCAAGAGCTTCTGTTCTATTTTCTTCAGATGTTAAAAAGAAAAATTTAATGCTTTCAAGAAGTTTTTTATCGTTATGTATAAAAATTATATCCTCTTCTTTTTCTAATTGACTAATTATATTGGGATTATTAATTCTTGAAAATTGTTTATAGTTTTCTTGATCCGACGTAGCTACAACTATTGCGTTTTTATTAGCTATAACAAGAAAATTTAAATGCTTTTCTGTTGCTGCGATTTCATTAATAAGCTCTTGTAAGCTTGAATAACTGTTTTCTTGAATACTTTTTGAGGAAACAACAGAAAAATTTTTATTAAGAAGATTTACCTTATCCTGCAACGCGTCTTTGAGGATAGTTTGCGATTGTTTAATAAATATAAAAGAAAGAGAAAGCATAGCTATAGTAAGTATAAGGCAAATAGCTATAGCGAATTTATATTTAATGCTTATGTTTGAGATTAATAAATTTTTCATAATATTTACGGATAAACCTTATCTATATTTTCATAAATGGATTCGTTAAAAGAATTTCCTAAAATAGAATATGCTACATTTTTGTTTATTACAGTATAGGTACCAATCGGAGTAGCAACAGGTATATTAGACGGCAACAATTTATCATGAACTATAAGCTTTGAAATTAAGGCGGTTTGAGAACCTATGCTATGGTAATTTATAGAAACCGAAAATAGCGCTCCTGATTTAATAAAAGCTTCTGAAAATGCAATTAAAGGTTTATTTTCTTTTTCAGCGATAGAAACAAGTTTTTCAAAAGCTTTTGTGCTGGGGTTATAAAGTTTTGTATCAGCTATCATCCATATTCCCTTATATTTTTCAGAATAATTAGAAAGCATAATATCAATTTTATCTGGATTTTTTACAGGTATCTTAATAAGGTCTATACCCATTTTTGTTCCGGAGGTTTGAGCGTCATTAACTATTTCTAACGAAGCTTCAGGATGAAAGGGAACACCTATTGAATTAATATCTGGTAGTATCATTTTTAATTGGGTAAATATTATTTGAGGCGGAATTTCCATTGAAATTCCTGTTACATTATTTTTTCGTAATATATCGTATTTTTTATAATTTA encodes:
- a CDS encoding cache domain-containing protein, yielding MKSIAHVILTGSILICLLISNLSIQLSYADTGELEKLAAESETYCKTTAKEEPTSPNVIIEKVNEACNIISKEGAEAFPKFKGNNSSFLFEGTYIWIHTLNGGKMLMHPIKYKMEGNVFIDLKDKNGKRFFSIMNNVVKESGAGWVEYEWPVPGSSGFQRKISYIKGCKMPDGTDVVIGCGIYKYKDEDINKLEIK
- a CDS encoding response regulator — translated: MKNLLISNISIKYKFAIAICLILTIAMLSLSFIFIKQSQTILKDALQDKVNLLNKNFSVVSSKSIQENSYSSLQELINEIAATEKHLNFLVIANKNAIVVATSDQENYKQFSRINNPNIISQLEKEEDIIFIHNDKKLLESIKFFFLTSEENRTEALGFIYIGLETTHLEKSIKNLWFYSTILTIIILGFGIIGAFFIGIRMTKPITGLAEEVRIIASGNLDKSIKVKSKDEIGSLISDVEKMRVSIKDLTYNLETKVNERTIQLKEANKKLDEANKARSAFLANMSHEIRTPMNGVIAAADLALSEDLPPKLDHYLTIIHSSAYSLLGIINDILDFSKIDAGKLDLEKRPFILYDILDALANMFGTKTMDKNIELVIDIEAEVPTALYGDPLRLQQILTNLIGNAIKFTDKEGTVILSVKPVEISSKMATLKFCVKDTGIGMTPKQRSKLFQPFIQADSSTTRKYGGTGLGLSISKQLVQLMGGEIWVKSKINKGSKFYFTVKLERQSKEKEQIFSLSDEIKKLQVLIIDDCLQTGLIIQKILKSFQLKSDWLPSGKEALTKLQQHNSFNLILIDWRMPEIDGIEIIKIIRKDLKLDIPIILMSAFSSELDKFKTNEMHIDGVLSKPINPSSLFNAIIDLFAKKTVIEREEKTVVTKESIYKNRLQGIKVLVAEDNLTNQDIAQAIFDKAKIPITIVNNGEEAVFAVQKQNFDVVLMDIQMPVMDGYAATKKIRDNPKFSSLPIVAMTANAMKGDEEKCINIGMNGYVSKPIKQDILFHTIWRVLEK